CCCCGAGCCAGGACCCGATCACCATGCTGGCGCTCGCGGTGCCGATGGTCGGTATGTTCATGATCGCCGAGGTGTTCATGTACTTCCACGACCGCAAGAAGGAAGAGCAGGAGGCCCAGCGTCAGCGCGAGCTCGCCGAGGAGCTCGACGGTCCCGGAGCGAGCGTGGACACCCTGGACTGACCTCTAGATCAGCGGGCCATGTCCGGATAAGTTCCGGTAATGCCTGGTGAGTTGGTCCTGCTCGTGAACCCCGCGGCCCGTGGCGGCCGTTCGTCGCGCCTGCTCGACCCCGTGGTGCGCCGCCTGCGGGCCGGCGGCCGCCCGGTGTCGGTCGTCGTGGGTGCCAGTGCCGAGGACGCGCTCGAACGCGCCCGCGCGGCCGTCGCCGCGGGTCCGGAGGCCCTGGTCGCCTTCGGCGGCGACGGGCTGGTCCACCTGGCCGTCCAGGCGGTCGCCGGCACCGGCGTCCCGCTCGGGGTGATCCCCGCGGGCACCGGCAACGACATCGCCGCCGCCTTCGGCATCCCCCGGGACCTGCGCGCCGCGGCGGACGTCGTCGCGGCCGGCGCGGTCCGGGTGGCCGACCTGGCGCGCACCGACGGCGGGGAGTGGTTCGCCGGGGTGATGGCCTGCGGCTTCGACTCCAAGGTCAACGAGCGGGCCAACCGGATGACCGGCCCGCCCGGCGCCGCCCGTTACCTGCTGGCCATGCTGCGCGAGCTGCGCGCCTTCGCCCCCATCCCCTTCACCGTCACCCTCGACGGCGAGACCTCCGCGGGGGAGGCGACGCTGGTCGCCGTCGCCAACACCGGCTCCTACGGCGCGGGCATGCGCGTCTGCCCCCAGGCCGAGCCCGACGACGGCCTGCTCGACGTCCTGACCGTGGGCCCGATGCCCGCGGCGGCCTTCCTGCGCGTCTTCCCCCGCGTCTACCGGGGCACCCACCTCGGCCACCCGGCGATCACCGCCCGCCGCGCCCGCCGCGTCACGATCGACGCCCCCGGCGTGATCGCCTACGCCGACGGCGAGCGCCTCGGCCCCCTCCCGCTGACCTGCGAGATCGTCCCCGGCGCCCTGCGCCTCCTCGCCCCGCCCACGGTCTGAGCGCCGGCACCGATCGCGCGGGCTCCAGGGGCCGATCCGGACTCGGTCGGGCCGGAAACACGCTGTCGGTAGGCTGAAGACCATGACGACCCCTGCGGAACGCTACGCCGCCTTCCGTGACAAGCACGCCACCAGCGGTCCGGCCTTCATGTCCTTCCAGGGCCTCTACGACTTTCTGCTCGACGAGTTCCAGATCGACGCCTGCCGGGCGCTCGAGGCGGGGGACGGCGTGCTGGTGGCGGCGCCGACGGGGTCGGGCAAGACCGTCGTGGGGGAGTTCGCCGTCCACCTCGCCCTCGAACAGGGCAGCAAGTGCTTCTACACCACGCCGATCAAGGCGCTGTCCAACCAGAAGTACAACGACCTGGTGCGCCGGTACGGCGCCGCCAAGGTCGGCCTGCTCACCGGCGACAACAGCGTCAACGGCGACGCCCCCGTCGTGGTCATGACCACCGAGGTGCTGCGCAACATGCTCTACGCGGGCTCCAGCACGCTCGCCGGGCTCAGCCACGTGGTCATGGACGAGGTCCACTACCTCGCCGACCGGTTCCGCGGCGCCGTCTGGGAAGAGGTGATCATCCACCTGCCCGAGTCGGTGCGGGTGGTGGCCCTGTCGGCGACGGTCAGCAACGCCGAGGA
The Sphaerisporangium krabiense genome window above contains:
- a CDS encoding diacylglycerol/lipid kinase family protein — translated: MPGELVLLVNPAARGGRSSRLLDPVVRRLRAGGRPVSVVVGASAEDALERARAAVAAGPEALVAFGGDGLVHLAVQAVAGTGVPLGVIPAGTGNDIAAAFGIPRDLRAAADVVAAGAVRVADLARTDGGEWFAGVMACGFDSKVNERANRMTGPPGAARYLLAMLRELRAFAPIPFTVTLDGETSAGEATLVAVANTGSYGAGMRVCPQAEPDDGLLDVLTVGPMPAAAFLRVFPRVYRGTHLGHPAITARRARRVTIDAPGVIAYADGERLGPLPLTCEIVPGALRLLAPPTV